In Candidatus Desulfofervidus auxilii, one genomic interval encodes:
- the ndk gene encoding nucleoside-diphosphate kinase, with the protein MERTLTMIKPDGVNRNLIGEVINRFEKAGLKVVGLKMLHLTKRQAEEFYAIHRGKPFFDELTTYMSSGPVIAMVLEGENAVAKTREIMGATDPKEAAPGTIRADLALSKGENTVHGSDSLENAAIEIAFFFSQSELLL; encoded by the coding sequence ATGGAAAGAACACTTACTATGATTAAACCTGATGGTGTAAATAGAAACCTCATTGGTGAAGTAATAAATAGGTTTGAAAAAGCAGGTTTAAAGGTAGTAGGTTTAAAAATGCTTCATTTGACCAAAAGGCAGGCAGAAGAATTTTATGCTATTCATAGAGGAAAACCATTTTTTGATGAGCTCACTACCTATATGAGTTCTGGCCCTGTTATTGCAATGGTCTTAGAAGGAGAAAATGCAGTAGCCAAAACAAGAGAAATTATGGGGGCAACTGATCCCAAAGAAGCAGCACCAGGAACTATTCGGGCCGATTTAGCCCTCAGTAAGGGCGAGAACACAGTCCATGGCTCTGATTCTCTGGAAAATGCTGCTATAGAAATCGCATTTTTCTTTAGCCAATCTGAATTATTGCTTTAA
- the amrB gene encoding AmmeMemoRadiSam system protein B: MIRNPVVAGQFYPSEPKILIHYLENYIKKRPKESALGAIVPHAGYMYSGGVAGAVYGCLQLPDTFIVLGPNHSGMGKPFAVMDSGVWKTPLGEVSINENLAQAILMESELFTPDVMAHNYEHSIEVQLPFLQYLKSDFSFVPIVLSHTWYSNCEIMGNALAKAIQKFGKPTLIIASSDMTHYEPHETAKAKDSLAIEQILALDAAGLYETVHSNNITMCGIIPATVMLVATKLLGAKKAELVSYATSGDISGDYSQVVGYAGIIIK, translated from the coding sequence ATGATTAGAAATCCTGTGGTAGCAGGGCAGTTTTATCCCAGTGAACCCAAGATATTAATTCATTATTTAGAAAACTATATTAAAAAAAGACCTAAGGAATCTGCTTTGGGGGCCATTGTCCCTCATGCAGGTTATATGTATTCAGGTGGTGTAGCAGGTGCAGTCTATGGATGCCTTCAATTGCCTGATACATTCATTGTGCTGGGACCTAACCATTCTGGTATGGGAAAGCCCTTTGCCGTGATGGATAGTGGTGTTTGGAAAACACCTTTAGGTGAGGTTTCTATTAATGAAAATTTAGCTCAAGCTATTCTTATGGAGAGTGAACTTTTTACGCCTGATGTCATGGCCCATAATTATGAACACTCTATTGAAGTCCAATTACCGTTTTTACAATATTTAAAGTCTGATTTTAGTTTTGTTCCTATTGTGCTTTCTCACACTTGGTATAGTAATTGTGAAATTATGGGCAATGCCCTGGCCAAGGCCATTCAAAAATTTGGAAAACCTACACTTATTATTGCTAGCAGTGATATGACTCACTATGAGCCTCATGAAACCGCCAAAGCAAAAGATAGTTTAGCCATTGAGCAAATACTGGCTCTGGATGCGGCGGGACTTTATGAGACAGTTCATAGTAACAATATCACTATGTGTGGGATAATACCTGCTACGGTGATGCTTGTAGCCACAAAATTGTTAGGCGCAAAAAAGGCTGAACTTGTGAGTTATGCCACTTCTGGGGATATTTCAGGAGATTATAGCCAAGTAGTGGGTTATGCTGGCATAATTATAAAATAG
- the gltX gene encoding glutamate--tRNA ligase, which produces MQKVITRFPPSPTGHLHIGSARTALFNWLFARHHQGTFILRIEDTDRLRSKQEYVDSILEGMKWLGLNWDEGPYFQSQRMEIYKNHIQRLLTQKKAYYCYCTPEQLKEKRQIALAQGKNPGYDGTCRNKNLPPRPGAVVRFKSNSIGETVLTDLIHGPIIFDNAQLDDWIIQRSDGTPTYNFVVVVDDATMGITHVIRGDDHINNTPKQLQLYEALGYKPPQFAHVPMILGPDKAKLSKRHGAANILEYREMGFLPQAVVNFLVRLGWSYGDQEVFSLEELIEKFDISHIGKAAAVFDPEKLLWFNAHYIKETPDEILAEILLPFLRKKGYPSTSIEYVIKIIPSLKPRAKTLIEMADMADFYFLDDITPNAKAKKFLVPEIKPALTEMLKAIEAMPSLNESEIEQIFKEIKTKYDLSTRQFAQAIRAALTGRTASPGLFEIMAIMGKERVVKRIKKVLEVL; this is translated from the coding sequence ATGCAGAAAGTTATTACCCGTTTCCCTCCTAGTCCAACAGGACATCTCCATATTGGTAGTGCTAGAACAGCATTGTTTAATTGGCTCTTCGCTCGTCACCACCAAGGAACATTTATTTTACGGATTGAAGATACTGACAGACTTCGTTCTAAACAAGAATATGTAGATAGTATCTTAGAAGGAATGAAATGGCTGGGACTAAATTGGGACGAGGGACCTTATTTCCAATCGCAAAGAATGGAGATTTATAAGAACCACATTCAACGTTTACTTACTCAAAAAAAGGCCTATTATTGTTATTGCACCCCAGAACAACTAAAGGAAAAACGACAAATTGCGCTGGCTCAAGGGAAAAACCCCGGTTATGATGGAACCTGCCGAAATAAAAATCTTCCTCCTAGACCTGGTGCAGTAGTCCGTTTTAAGAGTAATTCAATTGGAGAAACGGTTTTAACGGACCTTATTCATGGTCCTATTATTTTTGATAATGCCCAATTAGATGATTGGATTATCCAACGGAGTGATGGGACCCCTACTTATAATTTTGTGGTAGTAGTGGATGATGCTACCATGGGAATTACCCATGTAATTAGAGGTGATGACCATATCAATAATACCCCAAAACAGCTTCAACTTTATGAGGCCCTGGGGTATAAACCTCCTCAATTTGCTCATGTGCCTATGATTTTAGGTCCAGATAAAGCTAAATTGAGTAAAAGACATGGGGCTGCCAATATTTTAGAATATAGAGAGATGGGGTTTCTTCCTCAGGCAGTGGTTAATTTTTTGGTGCGTCTGGGTTGGTCTTATGGAGACCAAGAGGTTTTTTCATTAGAGGAATTAATTGAAAAATTTGATATTAGTCACATTGGCAAAGCAGCGGCCGTCTTTGACCCAGAAAAACTCTTATGGTTTAATGCCCATTATATTAAAGAAACCCCTGATGAAATATTAGCAGAGATACTTTTACCTTTTTTAAGAAAGAAAGGTTATCCATCAACATCCATAGAATACGTGATCAAGATCATTCCTAGCTTAAAACCACGGGCAAAAACCTTAATAGAAATGGCTGATATGGCAGATTTTTATTTTCTGGATGATATTACACCAAATGCCAAGGCAAAAAAATTTTTGGTGCCTGAAATAAAACCAGCTTTAACTGAGATGTTAAAAGCTATTGAGGCTATGCCTTCATTAAACGAGTCAGAAATTGAACAGATATTTAAGGAAATTAAAACCAAATATGATTTGAGCACCCGACAATTTGCCCAAGCTATTAGAGCGGCCTTGACCGGGAGAACAGCCAGTCCTGGTCTTTTTGAAATAATGGCTATTATGGGAAAAGAGAGGGTAGTAAAACGAATTAAAAAAGTATTGGAAGTATTGTAA
- the aroL gene encoding shikimate kinase AroL, which produces MSKNIVFIGFRATGKTTIGKLVAQKLGYLFLDTDVLIENRTGRTIAEIVEQEGWSGFRKREKEIIKELGFKQNLVIAVGGGAVLDEENVIYLKKSGILIWLKAKPETILRRLIRDKKTVSQRPSLTGKSPLEEINEVLNQRLAIYQKVADKMIDTEGKTPQEIAKEIVSLF; this is translated from the coding sequence GTGTCCAAAAATATTGTGTTTATAGGCTTTAGAGCTACAGGTAAAACCACTATAGGAAAACTAGTGGCTCAAAAATTGGGGTATTTATTTTTGGATACAGATGTATTGATTGAAAATAGGACAGGGCGAACCATAGCGGAAATTGTAGAACAAGAAGGCTGGTCTGGTTTTAGAAAGAGAGAAAAAGAGATTATTAAAGAGTTAGGCTTCAAACAAAATTTAGTTATTGCAGTAGGAGGTGGAGCAGTATTAGATGAGGAAAATGTAATTTATTTAAAAAAAAGTGGCATCCTCATCTGGCTAAAGGCCAAGCCAGAGACTATTTTAAGACGGCTTATTAGGGATAAAAAAACAGTTTCTCAACGTCCCAGCCTTACAGGTAAGTCTCCTCTCGAGGAAATAAATGAAGTGTTAAATCAACGTTTGGCCATTTATCAAAAGGTGGCAGATAAGATGATTGATACAGAGGGAAAAACTCCACAAGAAATTGCTAAAGAAATTGTTAGTTTATTTTAA
- a CDS encoding hydantoinase/oxoprolinase family protein produces MNPKFKIGIDVGGTFTDLVAFDEKAGEIFFLKVPSTPFDPSKGVIDALKDLMKKREPEVSLFVHASTIGTNLFLGQLGLKIPKGAVITTEGFKDILEIGRQKRPELYNPFFERPRPLIERHLRFGIKERINFKGEVLKPIDEQEIKSVAQKIKQEKVETIAIVFLHAYINPEHEKKAKEILKQQLPGMVIMTSSEIDPEYREYERMSTTVINSLLVPVVSTYLRKIKNRLKELKVKAPLYIMQSNGGLATFEVASQIPVATIESGPATGVIASAYWSKMLGIENILSFDMGGTTAKAGVVVKGIPQMINEYEVGGNVHSGRILKGSGYPIRYPFIDLAEVSGGGGTIAWIDHGNALRVGPLSAGADPGPACYGKGGENPTVTDANLILGRLNPVGISGGKIKVFSELAEKSIRKKIAEPLGISIVQAAYGIIEIVNTHMIRALRLVSVERGYDPRDFVILAFGGAGPMHAAFLAEGLGVKNIVIPPNPGVFSALGLMLADFRHDFVRNIMKPASEINTELLEKIFGEIEKKAKKILQKEGFSPNHIVMERNLELRYLGQSYELIVPFHKNFKVILQLFHQKYQKMYSYSMPDEPVEVVNIHLIAYGLIRKPKFRKIPFTSSSSDALIDKKMVFFKGNAWIETPIYSRDALLPGHKINGPAIIEQSDATTVIPPGWNAVVDEFLNLTLVNEV; encoded by the coding sequence ATGAATCCTAAATTTAAAATAGGAATTGATGTAGGCGGTACTTTTACTGACTTGGTTGCCTTTGATGAAAAAGCAGGAGAAATCTTTTTTCTCAAAGTCCCTTCCACTCCTTTTGACCCCAGTAAAGGTGTAATTGATGCCTTAAAAGATTTAATGAAAAAAAGGGAGCCAGAAGTTTCTTTATTTGTCCATGCTTCCACTATTGGAACCAATCTATTTTTAGGTCAATTGGGCTTAAAGATTCCTAAAGGGGCTGTAATTACTACTGAGGGTTTTAAAGACATTCTAGAAATTGGCAGACAGAAAAGGCCTGAATTATATAATCCCTTTTTTGAAAGACCTAGACCATTAATTGAAAGACATTTGAGGTTTGGTATTAAGGAGAGGATAAACTTTAAGGGAGAGGTGTTAAAACCTATTGATGAACAAGAAATTAAATCTGTAGCTCAAAAGATTAAACAAGAAAAAGTAGAGACTATAGCAATTGTTTTCCTCCATGCCTATATCAATCCCGAACACGAAAAAAAGGCCAAGGAAATCCTAAAACAACAACTACCAGGGATGGTAATAATGACTTCTTCTGAAATAGACCCTGAATATCGTGAATATGAACGCATGAGCACCACCGTGATCAATAGCTTATTGGTGCCTGTTGTGTCCACATATTTAAGAAAAATTAAGAATAGGCTTAAAGAACTCAAGGTCAAGGCCCCTCTTTATATAATGCAATCCAATGGGGGACTGGCTACATTTGAAGTAGCCTCACAAATACCGGTAGCTACTATCGAATCAGGACCAGCTACAGGAGTGATAGCCTCTGCTTATTGGAGCAAGATGCTAGGAATAGAGAATATTTTAAGCTTTGATATGGGAGGAACCACTGCCAAGGCAGGTGTAGTGGTAAAGGGTATACCCCAGATGATAAATGAGTATGAAGTTGGGGGAAATGTTCACAGTGGACGGATTCTCAAGGGAAGTGGTTATCCTATTCGGTATCCCTTTATTGACCTGGCCGAGGTTAGCGGAGGTGGAGGAACTATCGCTTGGATAGACCATGGTAATGCCTTAAGGGTGGGACCTTTAAGTGCTGGTGCTGACCCTGGCCCCGCCTGTTATGGAAAAGGAGGAGAAAACCCTACGGTAACTGATGCCAATCTGATATTGGGAAGATTGAATCCTGTTGGAATTTCAGGGGGTAAAATAAAGGTTTTCTCAGAATTGGCAGAAAAGAGTATTAGAAAAAAGATTGCTGAGCCTTTAGGTATTTCTATCGTCCAAGCTGCTTATGGTATAATTGAAATTGTAAATACTCATATGATAAGGGCCTTAAGGTTGGTATCCGTAGAAAGAGGCTACGACCCAAGAGATTTTGTTATACTGGCATTTGGCGGTGCAGGTCCTATGCATGCAGCTTTTCTAGCAGAAGGATTGGGCGTAAAAAATATCGTTATACCCCCAAATCCAGGGGTATTCTCGGCCCTGGGTCTTATGTTAGCAGACTTTCGGCATGACTTTGTGAGGAACATTATGAAACCAGCCTCAGAAATAAACACTGAGCTATTGGAAAAAATATTTGGAGAAATAGAAAAAAAGGCCAAAAAAATCCTACAAAAAGAAGGATTTTCACCAAATCACATAGTAATGGAAAGAAATCTTGAACTCCGATATCTAGGACAATCTTATGAGCTCATAGTGCCTTTTCACAAGAATTTTAAGGTAATTTTACAGTTATTTCACCAAAAATACCAAAAAATGTATAGTTATTCTATGCCAGATGAACCTGTAGAGGTAGTAAATATTCATCTCATTGCCTATGGTCTTATCAGAAAACCTAAGTTTAGGAAAATTCCCTTCACTTCTTCCTCATCAGATGCCTTGATAGATAAAAAAATGGTTTTTTTTAAAGGAAATGCTTGGATAGAGACACCCATTTACTCCCGAGATGCCCTTCTTCCTGGTCATAAAATTAATGGGCCTGCAATTATAGAACAATCCGATGCTACTACTGTTATTCCTCCTGGGTGGAATGCAGTAGTAGATGAATTTTTAAATCTCACTTTAGTAAATGAGGTTTAG
- a CDS encoding hydantoinase B/oxoprolinase family protein, with protein sequence MQLDPITVAVITNALSYIAEEMGIALRNSAYSHNIKERMDHSCAIFDPQGNLLAQAEHIPVHLGSLPWGAKNLLRYFRKKKMDWCEGDMVIANDPYIVGTHLNDITLVKPIFFEKKLIGFSVNKAHHVDVGGQVPGSISCNATSLYQEGVVIPPMKLMRQGKLTPGVLEDFLEKVRTPEINKGDLRAQIAAANLGEKRVIELAQRYGIEVLFSAFQEIISYGERRMGKKIKAIPQGTYQAEDCLEEIENADTLTWIRVALERKEGKLKVDFSGTDSQVKLPFNAVLGVTLSATYFAIKSVIDPDVPMNEGVLKPIMISAPEGSLVNPRKPAPVSGGNLETAQRVADVVFKALAQALPHKVPAAAHGSMNNVMMGGFDPERKRTWVFYETIGGGSGGCPGKDGVDGIHCNMTNTMNTPIEAIEQYYPLLFEQYELRYGSHGNGQWRGGCGIKRAWTLVAPSAEVTVLGERNKIPPWGLMGGKPGKVGAYWVRRKNGTKEKIKSKATLTLKEGDTLIIETPGGGGYGNPKDS encoded by the coding sequence ATGCAGCTAGATCCTATAACAGTAGCGGTAATTACTAATGCACTCAGTTACATTGCAGAAGAAATGGGTATAGCCCTGAGGAATTCAGCTTATTCCCACAATATTAAAGAGCGCATGGACCATTCTTGTGCCATTTTTGATCCTCAGGGAAACCTATTGGCTCAGGCCGAACACATTCCTGTTCACCTAGGCTCCTTACCTTGGGGCGCTAAAAACCTTTTGCGATATTTTAGAAAGAAAAAAATGGATTGGTGTGAAGGAGATATGGTGATAGCAAACGACCCTTATATTGTAGGAACCCACCTTAATGATATAACTCTGGTTAAACCCATTTTCTTTGAGAAAAAACTTATAGGTTTTAGTGTTAACAAAGCCCATCATGTGGATGTGGGTGGTCAAGTTCCAGGTAGCATCTCTTGTAATGCAACTTCTCTTTATCAAGAAGGAGTGGTTATTCCTCCTATGAAGTTAATGAGACAAGGAAAATTAACGCCAGGTGTGCTTGAGGATTTTCTTGAAAAAGTGAGGACTCCAGAAATCAATAAAGGAGATTTAAGGGCCCAAATTGCCGCTGCTAACTTGGGTGAAAAGAGAGTTATAGAACTCGCTCAAAGATATGGAATTGAGGTATTGTTTTCTGCCTTCCAGGAGATTATTTCTTACGGAGAAAGGAGAATGGGTAAAAAAATTAAAGCTATCCCCCAAGGAACATATCAAGCTGAGGATTGTTTAGAAGAGATAGAAAATGCTGATACACTGACCTGGATTAGAGTTGCATTAGAGAGAAAGGAGGGTAAACTCAAGGTGGATTTTTCAGGAACCGATTCTCAAGTAAAATTACCATTTAATGCTGTTTTAGGAGTAACTCTTTCAGCCACTTATTTTGCAATTAAATCGGTTATTGACCCCGATGTCCCTATGAACGAAGGTGTCTTAAAACCTATAATGATTTCTGCCCCTGAAGGAAGTTTGGTAAATCCCAGGAAACCAGCCCCTGTTTCAGGAGGAAATTTAGAAACTGCTCAAAGGGTGGCAGATGTTGTCTTTAAAGCATTAGCGCAAGCACTTCCTCATAAAGTGCCAGCGGCTGCGCATGGAAGTATGAATAATGTAATGATGGGGGGATTTGACCCTGAAAGAAAAAGAACATGGGTTTTCTATGAAACCATCGGTGGAGGTTCGGGAGGATGTCCAGGCAAAGATGGAGTGGATGGAATTCACTGTAATATGACTAACACTATGAATACTCCTATTGAGGCTATAGAACAATATTATCCTTTACTCTTTGAACAGTATGAACTGCGATATGGAAGCCATGGAAATGGCCAGTGGCGAGGCGGATGTGGTATTAAACGTGCATGGACATTGGTTGCTCCTTCAGCAGAAGTGACAGTTTTAGGAGAAAGAAATAAAATACCTCCTTGGGGACTTATGGGAGGTAAACCTGGAAAAGTTGGTGCATATTGGGTGAGGAGAAAAAATGGAACAAAAGAAAAGATTAAAAGCAAAGCTACACTAACTTTAAAAGAAGGCGATACCCTTATTATAGAAACACCAGGAGGAGGGGGTTACGGGAATCCAAAAGACTCCTGA
- the metK gene encoding methionine adenosyltransferase, with product MKKGDFLFTSESVTEGHPDKIADQISDAILDAILTHDKKARVACETLVTTGLVFISGEITTSCYVEIPEVVRETIKEIGYNSSEMGFDWETCGIITSIDRQSPDIAIGVNRTEKLEEIGAGDQGIMFGYACTETDVLMPTPIHYAHRLAKRLAEVRKTKILDFLRPDGKTQVTVRYVDKQPREVTAIVVAAQHEPWVKYEALKEGIIEEVIHYVIPENMRAKDIKYFINTTGRFVVGGPLADTGTTGRKIIVDTYGGMSRHGGGCYSGKDPSKVDRSGGYMARYVAKNIVASGLAERCEIQIAYTIGRPEPVSVMVNTFGTGAVPDREIERLVGRVFDLRPGMIIKHLQLLRPIYKQTAAYGHFGRRNPDFTWENTDMKESLRKEVGK from the coding sequence ATGAAAAAAGGAGATTTTTTATTTACTTCAGAATCGGTTACTGAAGGACATCCAGACAAAATAGCAGACCAAATTTCTGATGCCATCCTGGATGCCATTCTTACCCACGACAAAAAGGCTAGAGTAGCTTGTGAAACCTTGGTGACTACTGGCTTGGTCTTTATCTCTGGAGAAATTACTACTAGTTGTTATGTGGAAATTCCCGAAGTAGTGCGAGAGACTATTAAAGAAATCGGCTATAATAGTTCTGAAATGGGTTTTGATTGGGAGACCTGTGGTATTATTACTAGCATTGATAGACAGTCTCCAGACATTGCCATAGGGGTCAATCGCACAGAAAAATTAGAAGAAATCGGGGCTGGAGACCAGGGAATAATGTTTGGGTATGCTTGTACCGAAACAGATGTCTTAATGCCCACACCAATTCATTATGCCCATCGCTTAGCCAAAAGATTGGCTGAGGTAAGAAAAACCAAGATTTTAGACTTCTTAAGACCAGATGGGAAGACCCAGGTTACTGTAAGATATGTAGATAAACAACCTAGAGAAGTAACGGCCATAGTGGTTGCTGCTCAACACGAACCCTGGGTCAAATATGAAGCATTAAAAGAAGGAATTATTGAAGAGGTAATTCATTATGTTATTCCTGAAAATATGCGGGCAAAGGATATAAAATATTTTATTAATACTACAGGTAGATTTGTAGTAGGTGGCCCTTTAGCCGATACCGGCACTACCGGGAGAAAGATTATTGTAGATACTTACGGTGGAATGTCCCGACATGGTGGAGGTTGTTACTCAGGAAAAGACCCTTCTAAAGTAGACCGCAGTGGTGGTTATATGGCCAGATATGTGGCCAAAAACATTGTGGCTTCTGGATTGGCCGAGCGGTGCGAAATCCAGATTGCTTACACTATAGGACGTCCTGAGCCTGTTTCTGTGATGGTTAACACCTTTGGTACAGGCGCAGTCCCTGATAGAGAAATAGAAAGGTTAGTAGGGCGAGTATTTGACTTACGTCCTGGTATGATCATAAAACATCTTCAATTACTCAGGCCAATCTATAAACAAACTGCTGCTTATGGACACTTTGGAAGAAGAAATCCTGATTTTACCTGGGAAAATACAGACATGAAAGAGAGTTTAAGGAAAGAGGTAGGTAAATAA
- the ahcY gene encoding adenosylhomocysteinase: MDYHIKDINLAEKGQLRIEWAEQTMPVLRLIKERFGKNRPLSAVRIGACLHVTTETANLMRTLKAGGAKVALCASNPLSTQDDVAAALVKYDEIPVFAIRGEDRDTYYQHIESVLATKPIITMDDGADLISTIHSKHQELLRQITGGTEETTTGVIRLRSMAKDKVLGYPIIAVNDAMTKHLFDNRYGTGQSTIDGILRATNRLLAGSVFVVCGYGWCGRGVAMRAKGMGAKVVITEVNPLRALEATMDGFQVMPIAQAAKIGDFFVTVSGDINVIRKEHFLLMKDGAILANSGHFDVEIDKKSLQKMAKSVRKIREFVDEYVLENNRRIYLLGEGRLINLAAAEGHPSSVMDMSFANQALTADYLVKEGDKLEKKVYSVPEHIDREIARLKLKSMGIEIDTLTSEQEKYLSTWEMGT; encoded by the coding sequence ATGGACTATCATATCAAAGATATAAATCTGGCAGAAAAAGGACAATTACGCATAGAATGGGCAGAACAAACCATGCCAGTATTGAGACTGATTAAAGAAAGATTTGGCAAAAATAGACCATTATCTGCCGTCCGCATCGGGGCCTGTCTTCATGTGACTACTGAGACAGCCAATTTGATGCGGACCTTAAAAGCAGGGGGAGCAAAAGTAGCTCTTTGTGCCTCTAATCCCTTGAGCACTCAAGATGATGTAGCTGCTGCCTTGGTGAAATATGATGAAATACCTGTCTTTGCCATCAGGGGCGAAGATAGAGATACCTATTACCAGCATATTGAATCCGTTCTAGCCACAAAACCTATTATTACCATGGATGACGGTGCAGACTTGATATCTACTATTCATAGCAAACATCAGGAACTTTTAAGACAGATTACAGGTGGAACAGAGGAAACCACCACTGGCGTGATCAGGCTCAGGAGCATGGCAAAAGACAAAGTATTGGGTTATCCCATTATTGCTGTTAATGACGCCATGACCAAACATCTCTTTGACAACCGCTATGGCACTGGTCAAAGCACTATTGACGGCATCTTGCGAGCTACCAACCGGCTTCTAGCAGGGTCTGTCTTTGTAGTGTGTGGCTATGGCTGGTGTGGCCGTGGTGTAGCCATGCGGGCAAAGGGGATGGGAGCAAAGGTAGTTATTACTGAAGTAAATCCCCTTAGAGCTTTAGAGGCAACTATGGATGGTTTCCAAGTAATGCCTATAGCCCAAGCCGCTAAAATTGGCGATTTTTTTGTAACCGTTAGTGGAGACATAAATGTCATTAGAAAAGAACATTTTCTTCTCATGAAAGATGGAGCTATTTTGGCCAATTCAGGTCATTTTGATGTAGAAATTGATAAAAAATCTCTTCAAAAAATGGCCAAGTCTGTTCGAAAGATAAGAGAATTTGTGGATGAATATGTTTTAGAAAATAATCGTCGCATTTATCTTTTGGGAGAGGGCCGTTTAATTAATTTAGCTGCGGCCGAAGGACATCCTTCTTCGGTAATGGACATGAGTTTTGCCAATCAAGCCCTGACTGCTGACTATCTAGTAAAAGAAGGAGATAAGTTAGAGAAAAAAGTCTATTCTGTCCCAGAACACATAGATAGAGAAATTGCTCGTTTAAAACTAAAGAGCATGGGTATAGAAATAGACACCTTAACTTCAGAACAAGAAAAATACCTTTCTACTTGGGAAATGGGCACTTAA